Proteins co-encoded in one Methanobacteriaceae archaeon genomic window:
- a CDS encoding DUF2097 domain-containing protein, producing MIEEVEMSFDEALEYVKTKVNVGDVLELSYNRIFAPGEVLGFTEEDDMTGEGFRVSLQLNGEILNQSIEIDFDEIKDDLIEMRHITDDKKLVVEIL from the coding sequence ATGATTGAAGAAGTTGAAATGAGTTTTGATGAAGCACTTGAATATGTTAAAACCAAAGTTAATGTTGGTGATGTTTTAGAACTTTCCTACAATCGTATTTTTGCTCCTGGTGAAGTTTTAGGATTCACTGAAGAAGATGATATGACTGGTGAAGGTTTTAGAGTTAGTCTTCAATTAAACGGTGAAATTTTAAATCAATCTATCGAAATCGATTTCGATGAAATTAAAGATGATTTAATTGAAATGCGTCATATTACTGACGATAAAAAACTTGTTGTAGAAATTTTGTAA
- a CDS encoding DUF2097 domain-containing protein, whose product MKNLELTTNDAVSYLKENVKIHDRIEISYNRIFAEGEILNMDFSEYFGKPGFKMLVSLDESRLGATVEIDIFEVADDIIEFTHYPKNGEEVDVTVS is encoded by the coding sequence ATGAAAAATTTAGAATTAACAACAAACGACGCTGTAAGTTATTTAAAAGAAAATGTTAAAATTCATGATAGAATTGAAATTTCATATAATAGAATTTTCGCAGAAGGAGAAATCCTAAATATGGATTTTTCTGAATACTTTGGAAAACCAGGTTTTAAAATGTTAGTCTCTCTTGACGAAAGTCGTTTGGGGGCTACTGTTGAAATTGATATTTTTGAAGTTGCGGATGATATAATCGAATTTACTCATTATCCTAAAAATGGTGAGGAAGTGGATGTGACTGTAAGTTAA
- a CDS encoding NrpR regulatory domain-containing protein has product MSESEHRMMEILRILSEQEKPTGSKLIADELKNKGFNLGERAVRYHMQILDEKGYTERIGNSGRKITAHGREKLEKGIIYDQVDFIYSKFEEMIYLADFNYMTQKGKVVVNTSTIYNEESIDIIKKVIEHGLSVSPYVNLNHTGNDNKIEVTTLCGTTVDGVLLNEGIASQPQYGGLLKIEDNEPVGFTELISYKKTSVSPLEAFSAKGFTSVMDVIENGEGIIPANFRLIPGIGRQNAIDIINKLEKIGIGGIIAISEEGKNLLGVPVPEGMVGISVVGGITPFCAVQEENQDIEIKIAEEIKDFKTLSPIASRINPVLSQVKSTPPQNIAFLLSKTWNLIQQVDFDIEKRKGNIITNVSFMDKDKIDKALDIMEETYNDKPKFISPYYKLVEHPSNDSMIGLATICSLSIDGILIDNGIMSNPKYGGLLELTEPPLFIDLISYNGSTEDPHMIFLAKNMTSITNNDGHSKILASFKEIPYISREQSVHILDILNNIGFPIYKIGKPREVTYNAKANNYNFGIVTGSGLNSIAAIKEKGIAVKVKAIEKLLPFEKMDRL; this is encoded by the coding sequence ATGTCAGAGTCTGAACACAGAATGATGGAAATACTAAGAATACTAAGCGAACAAGAAAAACCAACTGGTTCTAAATTAATAGCAGATGAGCTAAAAAACAAGGGATTCAATCTTGGTGAACGTGCAGTTAGATACCACATGCAAATTTTAGATGAAAAAGGTTATACTGAAAGAATTGGAAATTCTGGAAGAAAAATCACAGCACATGGCCGTGAAAAGTTAGAAAAAGGAATAATTTATGATCAAGTTGATTTCATTTACTCAAAATTTGAAGAAATGATATATTTAGCAGACTTCAACTATATGACACAGAAAGGAAAAGTTGTTGTCAACACTTCAACCATTTATAATGAAGAATCAATTGATATAATTAAAAAAGTTATTGAACATGGCCTTTCTGTTAGCCCTTACGTTAATTTAAATCATACTGGTAATGACAACAAAATAGAAGTAACAACTTTATGTGGAACAACAGTAGACGGAGTGTTGCTTAATGAAGGAATTGCATCACAACCACAATATGGTGGACTTCTAAAAATTGAAGATAATGAACCTGTTGGATTTACCGAATTAATTTCATACAAAAAGACTTCAGTATCCCCGCTTGAAGCATTCTCAGCAAAAGGATTTACATCAGTAATGGATGTAATTGAAAATGGGGAAGGAATTATTCCTGCAAACTTCAGATTAATTCCAGGAATTGGCCGCCAAAATGCTATTGATATAATCAATAAACTAGAAAAAATTGGAATTGGTGGAATAATAGCTATTTCAGAAGAAGGAAAGAATCTTTTAGGAGTTCCAGTACCTGAAGGAATGGTTGGAATCTCTGTTGTAGGTGGAATTACTCCATTTTGTGCAGTGCAAGAAGAAAATCAGGATATTGAAATTAAAATTGCTGAAGAGATTAAAGATTTCAAAACTTTATCTCCAATAGCTTCAAGAATCAATCCTGTATTATCACAAGTAAAAAGTACACCACCACAAAACATTGCATTTTTACTTTCAAAAACATGGAACTTAATCCAGCAAGTTGATTTTGATATTGAAAAAAGAAAAGGAAATATCATTACAAATGTTTCATTTATGGACAAAGACAAGATTGACAAGGCTTTGGATATAATGGAAGAAACATACAATGACAAACCTAAATTCATTAGTCCATACTATAAATTAGTTGAACATCCAAGTAATGATTCAATGATTGGTCTTGCTACAATCTGCAGTTTAAGTATTGATGGAATTTTGATTGATAATGGAATTATGAGTAACCCAAAATATGGTGGATTACTTGAACTCACAGAGCCTCCATTATTCATTGACTTAATTTCATACAACGGGTCCACAGAAGACCCACATATGATATTCCTAGCTAAAAATATGACATCTATAACTAATAATGATGGACATAGTAAAATACTTGCTAGTTTTAAAGAAATACCATATATATCAAGAGAACAAAGTGTCCATATTTTAGATATTTTAAACAATATAGGATTCCCAATATACAAAATTGGAAAGCCAAGAGAAGTTACATACAACGCAAAAGCAAACAATTATAACTTCGGTATTGTTACAGGCAGTGGTTTAAATTCAATCGCTGCAATTAAAGAAAAAGGAATAGCTGTTAAGGTTAAAGCTATTGAAAAATTATTACCTTTCGAAAAGATGGATAGACTATAA
- a CDS encoding formylmethanofuran dehydrogenase subunit C produces MFNLKTITFDQIKTSSIALEFDELIPDEIFSWTEDDFAKYQVPIGNSRFPITDFFDITVEGEANGPNDVKMVLNGDLNRVKYIGCKMSGGDIVCNSSVDLHVGAEMSGGSILVKGNAAAHAGREMSGGYLEIEGNTKEFTGASYIGEWRGMTGGEIVVGGNAGKQCGECLTGGKIHVKGNCDILAGIHMTKGVIEIDGDVNRWPGGQMKNGNIIIHGFLGRLLEGFVLDGVVVDPEIDGVTYEGKYIKYTGDIGLNGKGNLYLDAEANKEKLSSYGELDDEYTSIREYRNL; encoded by the coding sequence TTTTCATGGACTGAAGATGATTTTGCAAAATATCAAGTTCCTATTGGAAATTCCAGATTCCCAATTACTGACTTCTTCGACATCACTGTTGAAGGAGAAGCAAATGGTCCTAACGATGTAAAAATGGTTCTCAACGGAGACTTAAACAGAGTAAAATACATCGGTTGTAAAATGAGTGGTGGAGACATCGTATGTAACAGTAGTGTAGATTTACACGTTGGTGCTGAAATGTCTGGTGGATCCATTCTCGTTAAAGGTAACGCAGCAGCTCACGCTGGAAGAGAAATGTCTGGTGGATACCTTGAAATCGAAGGTAATACCAAAGAATTCACTGGTGCTTCTTACATTGGTGAATGGAGAGGTATGACCGGAGGAGAAATTGTTGTTGGCGGTAACGCTGGTAAACAATGTGGTGAATGTTTAACCGGTGGTAAAATTCACGTTAAAGGAAACTGTGATATTTTAGCTGGTATTCACATGACCAAAGGTGTAATCGAAATTGACGGTGACGTAAACCGTTGGCCGGGTGGACAAATGAAAAACGGTAACATCATTATCCACGGATTCCTCGGAAGATTACTCGAAGGATTCGTTCTCGATGGTGTTGTTGTAGACCCTGAAATTGACGGTGTCACTTACGAAGGTAAATACATTAAATACACTGGAGATATTGGTCTTAACGGTAAAGGTAACCTTTACTTAGACGCTGAAGCTAACAAAGAAAAATTATCCAGCTACGGCGAACTCGACGACGAATATACTTCAATTAGAGAATACAGGAATTTATAA